Within Mustela nigripes isolate SB6536 chromosome 3, MUSNIG.SB6536, whole genome shotgun sequence, the genomic segment TGTGGAGAAAAGCAGAGACAATCGGGCTGGTTTGTGCTTAGAAAGAAATGCATTGCTGTTTTAGTTGTCCCACCGAGTCAGGGAAAGCTCTACATGCAATTAGAGAGCTTGGATTAAAAGGTGCTTTGGGGCCCAGAGTAGAAATGTGATTCTGGAAGGTCGAGAAGGCCTTTTGGTCCCGGTGGCACAAAATGACAGCGGGGGCTGGTGTATTTCTGGTCCGATTCACGGAGCCAGCTCTTTGACTTATAAATAACAGATTCAGGTCACAGGCAGCTCGTCCAAGACCAGCTTTTAAGGCTGCACTTTCCCCCATTTCAAAGTCAGATGTCAGTGTTATTAGAGAGCCAGGCGAGGCCTGAGGAGGGGGCTGCAAGGCAGTGGTAGGAGTTTTGATAAAACCAGCCATGGTCACACAGTTGCCTTATTTGTTCttcctgggggggaaaaaaaagaggagaaagaagaaaaaagtacagaTTGCCAGAAGTCACTGAAATGTACCATGTGGCCTCTCTTCTTGTTGAGCAGAATTATGAAGGAAACTAACAAGGCAGTTCCCCCTTTTCCTTGACGATATTAACATGCCCTTAATGGGGAGCCAGCATCTCCCAAACAGAGTGGACCTCAAGTTTCAAGGCTGAAACTTGGAAATTGTCAGAAGCGAGGGCTGCACTTTGCAGGCTGCAAAGCACACCTTCTTGTGTCAGAAATCTGAGCAGAGCTCGCTTGTTTGCCGTGGAGGTTCCACTGGGGGTTGGATCAGATCATGCTTAGGTAAACATTGGGAAGAGGCTGTAGGTGGCTCAGCTCGATTTTGCAATGCCCtgagttaacaaaaaaaaaacaaaaaacaaaaaacaaaaaacaaaaaaccaacctcTCTCCTGACACAACCCACCCCCAAATCCTCAGgatcctggttttgtttttcagatttcacaGATACCCATAACAACTTGTTAAGATCTTGGCCCTCTGACAAGTTCCTCTGTTGAGCTTTGAGGCCTGACAGCCTGTCTCCAGGGAGCCCTGGCTGGGGAGAGGTGAGGCAGAATTTTAGAGGCCCACCGGACCCTCCAGCTCCAAGCGGGTTGGGTGTTTCTCAATGGAAAGCgcttttttctgcctctcccagGTTGCACTCAGAGGCCCTGGCCCCAGGAACAGTCTTTCTGGTCAATAACGTTTCCCAGCTGTGTGGCAAGTTCGCATTCCAGCATCACACCGCTGAGTGTCTTTCCCCATTGCCTCGTGTTCTCCTTGAATTAACTTGGCCTGCTCTCCCACTTCTCCGCAGATGGCCTGGCCTCCTCCCGGGTCCGTCTGTACTTCTTCATCTCCAATGAAGGCAACCAGAACCTCTTTGTGGTGCAGGCCAGCCTGTGGCTCTACCTGAAGCTCCTGCCTTATGTCCTGGAGAAGGGCAGCCGGAGGAAGGTGCGGGTCAAGGTATACTTCCAGGAGCAGGGCCACGGCGACCAGTGGGACGTGGTAGAGAAGAAGGTGGACCTCAAGCGCAGCGGCTGGCACACCTTCCCACTCACCGAGGCCATCCAGTCCTTGTTTGAGCGCGGCGAGCGGCGGCTCAACCTGGACGTGCAGTGCGACGGCTGCCCGGAGCTGGCCGTGGTGCCGGTGTTTGTGGACCCGGGCGAGGAGTCGCACCGGCCCTTCGTGGTGGTGCAGGCCCGGCTGGGAGACAGCAGGCACCGCATCCGCAAGCGGGGCCTGGAGTGCGATGGCCGGACCAACCTCTGTTGCAGGCAACAGTTCTTCATCGACTTCCGCCTCATCGGCTGGAACGACTGGATCATCGCGCCCACCGGCTACTACGGGAACTACTGTGAGGGCAGCTGCCCGGCCTACCTGGCAGGGGTCCCTGGCTCCGCCTCGTCCTTCCACACGGCGGTGGTGAATCAGTACCGCATGCGGGGCCTCAACCCTGGCACGGTGAACTCCTGCTGCATCCCCACTAAGCTGAGCACCATGTCCATGCTCTACTTCGACGACGAGTACAACATCGTCAAGCGGGACGTGCCCAACATGATCGTGGAGGAGTGCGGCTGCGCCTGACCGCGGCAGGGCTGcggctgtggggggagggggtgcgggggggCACGAGGATGGGGCCCCTGGAAGGGCTCCTTCCGGCCCCTGTGGGAACCGGCTGCCCAGCCAGCCGAGTGCGGTCCTTCTGTCGGGCTGCCCAGCAGGTGCCAGGGTGAGGCCTGAAATCTTTTCCTACTACTTCATCGAGCACATCAGTCCAAGCCAGAGCTCGGACGCTCAACTGACACGAGATACTTTCAAATGCACACGTAGATGCGCACAGCCAGACGCGTCCTGCCACCCACACGGCAGCCTCTGGGATACCAGCAAATGGATGCGGTGACAAAGGGCAGCTTAGCTACGAATGCCTGTCAGTCGGAGAGAATGGGGTGAGCAGCCACCATTCCCACCAGCTGGCCCGGCCATTCTGAATCGCGCCTTCGGAGCACACATAAAAGCacaaagacagagacacagagagagaaagagagagagggagagggagcacgggagccacagagaggaagagcagatgCAGGGGTGGGAAGTGTATGAACAGGCAGGAGGGCTGTGTGTCCCCCTTTGCTTGTGTGCAAGGCCCGCCAGGCCTCAGCATCTCCTGGCTCAGACATGctggcttccttccctgcctGGGATCCTTCATGCTGCAGGACCAGGGGAAGCCTGGCTTTTCCCAGCCTTGTAGAGGGAAAGAGGCCTGGAATGGACATAACCTGCCAGAGACCATGGAGCCGTGGCAATGACCGTTTGACTGTCGCTTGGGTCCCTGGCGTgacttatatgtgtgtgtgtgtgtgttggggggagggagggagggagaggagaaggatcTTAATTTGATGCTTTAACTGATCACTAGCAGTTGACAGACAGGTCACACATTCCAGTTGCATCATTGAAAAGGGACTTTTCTACCAGGTAGGACCTTTAACTTAAGATTTGAGTCATTTttcaagggaagaaaataaaagttgcaATCTGTGCCCTTCACTGGGGATGTTCCTCCAGGACTAGTTGGGATTGGGGGGGAAATGACCCCAAGGCAAGGGAATgagcccagaggaggaggaaagggtggAGTGGAGGCATTCTGGAAATGCTGGTAGGCATGGAGGGGGGTGCCCTCTCCCCGCCCCAGCAGGGTTGTGGGAGGGGAGCAGTGTAGCTGGTCTGGGAGAGCCGGGGAAGGCTTTCAGCTGCTTTACAGAAGTTGCCTGCATGGGTCCCAGCCACCAGGGTGGACCATGGACGTGCCCCCCCGCCTCCCGCCTGCTCGCCTGCCCGCCCGCCCCTCCTAGCACTTGCTGACTTGCCTGACGCCCGTGATCTTGCACTTGCCCATCTGCGTGTGTCTAGGAGTGGCCCTTGGCAGAGCACTGAACTCGCTCGGCCCCCAGAGGCCCAGGTGCCGCGTGAACTATGCAATTTAAAGGGTTGACCCACACTAGACGAAACTGGACTCGTACgactctttttatattttttatacttgAAATGAaatcctttgcttcttttttaagcGAATGATTGCTTTTAATGTTTGCACTGATTTAGTTGCATGATTAGTCAGAAACTGCCATttgaaaaaagaagttatttttatagcagcaaaaaaaaaaatacagttaaatgtATTATACATAATTTTGGAACCAAAGAGGCCAACAgatcagttttaatttttattagatgGTGAGGCCATCTTCTATGAGGTAGACGTTCTGAACAATCCCTTGAGTGGCCTGCCAACGTTTCAGGGTATAAAtggattttgtttattcagtttGATGTGTCTTTTCTATCTTTACACACCCAgaaggtacagaaaaaaaaaatgactatggTAGAATGCAGGTGTGCGTCCTTAAATCCCcacctttatgtttatttaataaagCTCCCCTTAGGTTCTGtttcataataatttaaaacCAAACAATTTTCCCATAGACTTGCTGTTAAAGTATTTTACATCTGTGTacagtttaagaaaataaaagatcgAGTGCCACGGGCTTCCTGCCTTGTGTGGTGTTGGGGGAGCCACGGGGacggggggggggagcggggggcaGGGCATGGGCAGGAGGCTGTGGCCGGGAGAGGGCATGGGCTGGGTGTCCAGCTTTGATGCCCCTGGCCTCCACAGCTCGCTCCTGGCCCTCTCTGAGTCCTTGCCATGAGCACGGATGTCAGTCAGAGAGTCTAGGAAAAATGGCAGAAGATCAAAATGAAGGACAATTAGCAAATTCATGAATTACACATTTGTTTACTCTCCTGGTCCCAAGACTAATTATGTTCTACCAGACCCACATCTATTACCACTTGAAAGTGCTGGTTAAGCCCACTCCCCGCATCCCTGGAAGGAAATGTAAAACCTGGAAGAGAGAAGCCCACCTGACCTCCACACCCACCTCCATTCACTAATATGGGTGACTGTAACCCAGAAGAGGCTGGGATCTTAGGACAGGAGGGTGAAACAGAAATAAGGCCATGAGTATGCTGATTGTCATTGCCTGCTGGGAATTTAACTGGGAGTAGGTAGTGGCGGTGGTTTTTGTAGTGACAAAGGTCCAGCCCTTACGGCAGGTAGGACTCAGCAGACCCATGAAGGGCTGCTGGGTATCGTGCTTTTTGGGGACATGGTTTCATCATTTTCCAGAGCTTggaatctgaggctcagagaggttcagagcttgcctgaggtcacagagttGGGACAGGAACGCTGGGCACTAGAAGCCAAGTGCCCCAGCTGGCCCACCTATTCTGGGGAAGACTGCAGCCCTAAGGCAGTGCCTTCATCTGAGGCCCTGGGGTTGCTCCTTGGTTTTTGGATCACATGTGGTCTTCCCAGAAAATCTCAGGACATTTGAGCAGGCAGGGTCTTACAGATTGGTCTAACCCCGTTAAGGTTACAATGGGAAAACCGAAGGAGGCAGCAGGCAGCGAGAGGGACATATCACAAGAGGCACAGCCCACTGGTGGCAGGAGGTGGTATCTGGCTTCTGTCTCCATCCTTTGCCTATCTGAGGGAACTATTGCTCTACCAGCCTTTTTTCCTGAGGACTGTAAGTATTGACCTACATGATCTTCAGACACTATACAATCAATagggacaaagaagaaaatttcataaAGATAGGCTTGGCCTGGGCATTTGGGATGTAAGTTGGGATCCAGCTGCTTCTCTCCAGTGGGCTACGTCCAGCTGCTGGTTGCTCTAGGCCCTTAGTCCAGTTGCTGCCCACCCCTGGCCCCAGAATCTTTGCTGGCAGCCTCTGGGGTGGGCAGTGTGAGTCACCAGGGTGCCTCTACTCTTTGGGATATTGAGCACCTCTGGGGCCCACTCCTGGGACTGAGCTTCACAGCGTGGCCCATGGATCCCACAGTAGCCCCAGGAAGGGTCTGGGACTCTGAGGTCACGAGGCCAGTGGACTGAGTGGTGCTCTGCTGCCCTTTGCTGGCAGGGGCCCCTGTGGGCTCTGGCCCCGGTGGGACAACGGCATTTAGTAGTAACTTTTCCTGACAGGTGCAATGAGGACAGACAGGTCCGCTCCCTGGGCCCGGGGCTAAGTATTCTTTCAGAGTTGGGATATGCTGCTTCCTTCCCATGCTTCTGTGGCCATAGGCTcccctgttccttccttcttattCAGTTCTCGGTCCTTTTCTACCTACTGCCCTTTcccattctctgcctctgtcttcccagTGGGCCTGGCCTGAGGGCACACTTCTCTCTGGGGTATGGCcctggagccccacattgcagGCCAGAGAGTAACCTCCCACGCTGTCCTCCAGGTCCAGTGTCTCTGACCCTGGGCTGTCCTGGTCTGTTTTAAggttcctcttccttcccccgtATCCCTATTTCTCTTCTTCAGAGCACCAGGTTGTTATCCTCTCATGTGACCAATGGGTCAGGCAGGGCCAGCCAGCCTACGAGACCTGCCTCAGATggccccaccacccaccccctgtGATTTGTGAGAACCTACCATGTTGATTCATCCTTGCCTGAAGTCCTCAGTGACTCCGTGGAGCCAAGTCTGAGGTTGGGGAAATGGGGCATGGGGTGTGGTGGCCACACCCACCACCCTTCGGTTTTCCCCTATTTCccagatggacagatggagggTCCACTAAACAGAGGCTCCAGGGATGTCCTATGCCTGTTTTCCCTCCCAGTCCTCTGAGAGTTGGGCTCAGCGTGGAGCACAGAGTGGGTCCCCTACTGCGAAGCCCGACGTGGAGGCAGCCTTTAGGAGGGCCTGTTGTGCGTCACAGCTTGTATCCATGGTCCTGCTACCGGGTATGACATCACCACTGCCACCTGTGCAAAGGCTGAGGGTCCATACCAAGGCCCAGGAGAGGGCCTTGGGCTGCTCTGGGACCGTGGCTAGGCCCCCAGCTCACTGGGCACTCAGGCTTGCCCAGCACACGCCTAGCATGCCCTCTGCAAGGCCCGGTGGGAATTCTTGCGGGGAACCCCGTGAGGAGCTTGGCAGAACATCCCTACAGCTTCCTAGACTTCCTTCAGGGGCAGGGACAAGGGCGGTGGGGGCGCGTAGGCTGCCACCAAGTCATGAAGACCACACTACAGGCCAAAGAAAGGATGCCGTGTGGGCAAAGGAGCAGAAAGCCAATGCCCTTCCTGCAGGCAGAGGCTCCCGGAGGACTCCTAACCCATACTAACTTCTCGTGGGATGTTTGGAGCCAACGACGATTGACCCATGGGCCTGGCACGAGGAGCTGTGCCTGTTGTAGGTGAGGCCTGGGCCTGGGTCGGGCAGGTGTGGCAGGTTCCTGGAGCCCGTGGGCTGCATGGGGGCTGTGGGTGAGTGGTTGCGGGTGAGCTCAGTGGtgcaagggtgggggtgggggcagggagagctgggAGTGAGGTGGTGTGACTGCAGGTGTGACTCTACATGGGAGCCATGGGGGGTGCAACTGTATGTGCGATCTTGGGGCATGTGGTTGGCTGTGtctgaggctgtgtgtgtgtgtgtgtgtgtgtgtgtgtggttgggggTGAGGCCACGTGGGCTGGGAGTCTGTGATGGGAGGGTGTGGTCACATGGTTGGTTGTGTGTATTTCATCGAGGTAGTTATATCTATAAATCTGGCCCGTGGCTGGCAAGTCCCCcgcctcccaccaccaccact encodes:
- the INHBB gene encoding inhibin beta B chain; translated protein: MDGLPGRALGAACLLLLAAGWLGPEAWGSPTPPPSPAAPPPPPPPGAPGGSQDTCTSCGGFRRPEELGRVDGDFLEAVKRHILSRLQMRGRPNITHAVPKAAMVTALRKLHAGKVREDGRVEIPHLDGHASPGADGQERVSEIISFAETDGLASSRVRLYFFISNEGNQNLFVVQASLWLYLKLLPYVLEKGSRRKVRVKVYFQEQGHGDQWDVVEKKVDLKRSGWHTFPLTEAIQSLFERGERRLNLDVQCDGCPELAVVPVFVDPGEESHRPFVVVQARLGDSRHRIRKRGLECDGRTNLCCRQQFFIDFRLIGWNDWIIAPTGYYGNYCEGSCPAYLAGVPGSASSFHTAVVNQYRMRGLNPGTVNSCCIPTKLSTMSMLYFDDEYNIVKRDVPNMIVEECGCA